The Gossypium hirsutum isolate 1008001.06 chromosome D06, Gossypium_hirsutum_v2.1, whole genome shotgun sequence genome contains the following window.
aaatattaaatcaaattcaaGTACCATATAGTATATtaatctattttaaaataataaacttgTTATAAACAATTAGAATTAATTGTACTAAACATCTCCAAAATGTAACATTTACTCTAAATTGgtttcaaactttaaaatatattaattacatCTTCAAACTATTGAGGTTATATTAATAAAGTCTTtatgttattaaaattattaaattaattgttaaatgacacataaaattttatgtgatatcatttaaaatgaaaaaaaaatttaaaaggagtAAAATGTTGtcacataaattttaaaagtaataactaaaaacaaaataaaactaaaaaaagaataagaaattgAACgataaaacttttgtaaaagaacCTTGAacctaatatttttataacattcattttgtttaaaaaatttattttaaatcatgTCGCATGAAATTTTATGTgttatttaactattaaactaACTATTTTAGGAGCCAACTGAGTTTTAGCTTAATTGGCATCAAAATTGTTGCCAATAGAAGAAGACATGGATTTGAGTGCGCTTAAGCATGTTTATCCTCCTATTTAGGAGTTAAGGTGATATTATGTATAGTTCTAAGTATTGTACCAAAAAAAATGGATTTAGTAACAAAAAGACCTAATTGATACAACCTCGATAGTTTGGGagatataattaaaatgttttgaagtttGGGGACTAATTTAGAATGAGGTTCATAACTTGGAGATATATAGTgcaattaactcaaataactatATTTGGGTAAATATGCAAATTTGCCACTATAGTTTAtgtgaaaattgaaatttgtCACTATATATCACTTTATTTGATATTTTCCCTTGTCTTTTACGCACTAGAAATAaatttaccactatattttagctctattttgaatttttgttgctTTACTTTTATTTGATTGCATTTTGccactaaatttaaattttgaattgaattttgctattcaattttaacttaaaataatttgaagataaattttaataaaaatatttttacttgaactgtaatatttaaaattaataagttaattaatattaaattaaaattagataaaatggttattttataaaaaataaactttttttcaatttttatttcattaaatataaataataatttaatttattaattttaatatttataagttaaattattattaactattaaaataatatatttgaaagaatttttcttattaaattatgTTTCATATCACCAAAATTAATATTGAGTGGTAAAGTTTAATTAAAAgatcaaatttgattgaaatttttaataaaattcacactctaattgtaaaattaaattacataaaagtCGAATGGcaaatttactcatatttttaaaatataatgaaaaatatcAATGAAAATAAAGTAGTATATTGACAAATTACAATATTTACCTATAATATGATGGCAAATTTGCACTTTAGcccattatatttaaaaaaacaaaaaaaagtattCTTTTAAGTGGATGAGTTTTTTTATCGTCCATAAAGACTAATCCTTTCAAGGGTCAAGGATGCACCTCCCAACAATATTGGCTTCAAAGTTCAAATCTGAGTTCTCTTTTTAGGAGTGTAATGTGGCTAACTATTATATTCAACACTTACTGGTAATGGATGATTATTTTTAGTGGTTGTTATTAAAGGTGTATTTGGTTCGATTtggtttttggacaaaaattaaACTGAACTGCTCCATTCGGTTTTTAACTTTTGAAACCGAAACCATGTTAAATAAACACCGAAATGATTGGAATTGATATTTGCGGTTTAGTTCAACTATTTTTAGATATTTGGGCTTTGTTAAAacgtaataatatatattaaatttgattaaataaacaCTTGGTTGCGTACTCTATATTGAGTTTGGTCTGAATCTATGGTTGTATATGATTGTGGTTGACTGGGAAAGTTATGCATGCATAAAGTTGTGCAATTGCGTGACTGTTTGTAAGTATGTTCTTTGATTTCATAATAGGGTTGTGTATCAATGAATTAGTATGTGGAGTACTGTATGATATAGTAAGAATAAATAGTATTGGTTGTAATGATGTGTGTGATATGCATGATTATAAAAAGTGGGGTACAGAGGAAGTATTTGGCGAGTTAGTTGAAGATAGAAAATTGGCGTAATGGAGGAATGGGTGGATTGATTGAGAATTTGAGTCACTGAAATATGATAATGGCTCGGCCTTGCGGGTGAACATGTAGGTGTTCGAATTAACAGGAGAATTTGAAAAGGTTTGGTTGGATAAATGGTTTGCTGGCTCAACGGAGCAGCATCATGGAAATGATCTACTGGCTCTACGGATTGACTCATCGAAGTCGAAAGTTCATAACTACCCATGGCATGATCCAGTGGAGGACAAGTTTGCCCTTGTGGCAAATGAAGCCCGTCAGGACAATGCATAGGGAAGCTCATCAGGGCATATATCTAGAAACCACTATATGACTCGCGTGACGAAAAGTGTGTCATAATGGTTATGGCGCATATGGGAGTGCTAGCAAGCTACGGATAAGATATCCTGCCAAGATGCGAAGGTAAGAGGAATATGTTCAATCAGATTGCATCTAAGAAAAGCATATGGATAAAAAGAGAAATTATCATTGTTAAATGATaggtaattaatatttttactttatacattttagatttttcaattctaattttatacaattttctaatttttttttattttttacttttaatttttataatagtaattatatattttaaaatttagaaggtTGTATATGCCATTAATATAGTGGAGATATGGCTGAGAATGATTTTGATGAAAACCCAATTATTAGATTGTCTGTTGTGAGagctattatatatttttatcataagaATTGTTCTTGATAGTGTTGAATTACATATAAAAGTTCatctttcaaatattaaatacTTGTACAtgacataattaatatatattaattattattttgaataatgttgCCTTATATGTAAAACTAAATTGTAGGTTGAATATATTAAACAAGTTAATATGTTTTCTTGTCATATTTAACAATTTGAATAAAAGTATATTTTGCATTAAATAacaatacaatatttaaaaaatcaattaataattaaacgcTTAAAATCACATGTGTTAAAAAACGAAAAAGGATGGAATTCACTTATTTGCTTCAACATCATCTCCATTACATAGTTGACATAAACAACACTCAGAACAAATAAGATGCCAGTCAAGGATCAATCGAAATAAAATTCAAAGCCAAGCCAAACACTTTCCAACATAAGGCAGAACCTTGTTAAGAAGAAAATGTTTTTAGAACATGCAAAAAGCCAAGGATGAGTTGCCGACTTCGTTGCCCCGCCTTCTTACAGGCCAACTGAAGCACAGTTTTGTAGTCCATTGCACATGCTGCTCACACCAGGAGAGATGTCCATGAATCCATGTTTCCGTAGCTGGAAACTGCCATTGTTGTTGGACGCACTTGAGATGTCCGAGCAGCTTGTACTTGAACTGCTGCAGCCTCCCACATGCAAATGGCTCTCAAGTTCTGATCCGCTGTTCTTTCGGTCTAAGCAGCTGGCATCAGAGATGGAATGGGAACTCGGGTTAGAAGTTGGATGATGAGGCTGTTGGAGCTTCTTTTTGCTAAGAAAACGTCCACCGGATCCCCTAGCTCTATTCACTGCATGAAGATGTCGAGATTCATGAAGGTAGGGCTGCATTTAATTCCAAACCAAAGCAGATCAGTGGATTTAGGCTGTTAGTGTTGCTCATGCAGTTACTGGGCCCGGACATAGTTGCTAGTGGAGTTGGATATCAAATAAATACTGAGTTGGTATGGCCAATTACTAATACAAATTCATACATGACAAAATTAGTCAGTGGTGCACTGATATCCTTTGGTTCTTGGTTTAGAAATTATATACTCCATGCGACTAGAGATTGTTATAAGTTCAAACAAATTCCAAAATGAACTCTAAGTATATACCTTTCGAGATTTGACAAGTTTGTTTTGTGCTTCAAGCTTTGCACGATAACGCCTTCTCCTAAGAATCCCATGATATTGTTTTGCATTGACATAAACAGGGCCATCTTCTGCAAGATCAAGTGGTAATGGAAGTCGTGCTGGTGCACTTCCTCCTGCCATCTGGGCCTGAATCTAGTCAAGTTCAAATCAGAGATGCATTACATAAGAGAAATGGCAACACACAAGATTCTATGGTAAATAAACCTTAGACCACTACTAGAGGAGCAGGGATGGTGGTAGAAGGAAAGAATTTGAGCTTATTTAAGCTATCCGACCAAGAGATCAGAAATATTTGGCTGTTAAACAGCATACCACAGAAACATCCTATAAAGCAATTAAGATGCCAATGTTTCGTAGACAAGAAAATAATCACACTAACTAATGCAGATCAATAGCAAGGCACAATAACTCAAGAGATCTTACAATAGCTGGTGGCCCATATGGAGTAAATAGGCCACCAATGCATACATCCGCATAAGGATATTGAGCAGAAGCCTGAAATAGGATGTGGATTATTAAATTAATGCAAAGCCAACAAAATGAACTTAATAATGACCGCTAAACATGTCTATGGTACCATTGAAAGGTTATAGTTTGGATTGGAAGGGCTGAACACAGTGTTGGGATTGTTAATTGGCTTCATTTGACCTTCAATGTCCTTCCCACAACTTTCATCCTGTCCTGATGCATGAGAAAGCAACTATGATATCAGACAAATGCCATCAAACCAGTTAAACTCCACAACAAGCTTCCCTCTTCCGTAAACTGTTGAGAGGACCCTTTTAAGCTCCATTCAAAATCTAACGCAACGCACATTAATGCATCGACAACGATAGAAGAAAGAATGCTAAGCACCAACAACGAGACTCCTGTTCCCTAAACTCACAAGAACCAATTATAAGAACTAGGACATTGCTAATAGATAAACAATTGCTACCAGAAGTTCACATCTTCATAAGCTACTAGCTAGCAGTTCAATCAAAGAGTCAAAACTGAAGCAAATAGATATATTTATCGTACATTAGAATGGTTCACGGTCCACAGATTACTTGATTAACTTTATTACGATGGTTCATGGTTCATTGGCCGCGGCTACCTAACTAGAACGGTGGTGAACCGAGAGAAGGAAATAATAGAGAACAGAAAATTCTTAATAAACAACACTTCCAGAAGCATCAAATACCAAAATCAGATGAATAGAATGAAGGATTAGACCCTCTTGTGACACCCATTTCAGGACGTGATTGACAAATCGCTTGAGCTGAGGTCGATTCCTGGTCTGGTAGTTGATGATCTAAATGCTTTGCATTATGATGGAGTTTGGAGGGAGTTTCCACTTTCAAGCTTATATTTTGGGGTAAAGAATGTGCAATTTTCTGTTCATTTGAGTTCCACCATGGTTGGAAACCAACAGATATATGGGGTAGCGAAAGAATGGAAAACCTTTCATCAAAGTTTTTCTTTGACAAGCTTTGAACCCGAACAGCCATATAACTCATCAATTGTCTTGAATTTTGATGCAAAACCAAGAAGATCCTTATCAACAAACAGACACTCTTTGTCGTACTCCAATATCAACTACTAAAAGAGGTCAAAGTATATATAATGAGCTGTGGGTGTCTAAGTTATACTCAAAATATGAATGTAAGCAACAAAATGCGaaataataaaaccaaacaaGCCATTGCGGAAGAAATAAAGTAGATGGAACACTAGAAACACAAGCTTAGCACATGAACTGAAACCACAACCATTCAAAAGAGGGATAATGCGGTGATCCTTTGATGCAGTCATATTTTCCAAAACCATCAAAATTTTGATGCAaaaatatacacacatatataatgGTAAAGAGCAAAATAGTGAAGAACTAGAACAATAGTTTAGATGCATATTTCAATCATCAAGAACTCATTATCATCAAACCTTGGATGCATAAAGTTCAGAAGGGATTCAAAAGAAAAGCATTTTATGAATGTGACCAAGAGTACCATTCAAAACAAAGAAAAGCATGTATTAGCAAAATCTTAAATAGTAGACAAGGAAAACAAACAGAACAGAAGATGAAATATTGTccaaaaatagaaagaaacacaaaagaggaataaaaaaggcttttcaaaagcactttctGAACAGCAGCTGCAAAAACAGCTCCTTACACAAATCCCATGAAGAATGACATTCAAAACCCAGATTCAGAAACCTGTTCTAGATCTAGACATCACCACCATTAAATGTCAATTTTCCCGACAAGCAAATGAACCAGTTTGTCAAGTTAACAGGCATGCTCAGAAAAGTCAACCCAGTAAATCAATAGCATTTTTCTCTCTGCATGCAACAAGAAAAGATCTGGAATACCAGATAATATGCAAAACAGTTTGATCACTGCGCCTAAAAAGATTGACAGATCACAACTATAACCTAGACTGCAAATTCAGCAAAGAACCAGACTTTATATAAAAAAAGCAAAAGTCATTTACAAATTCCAAcgagttaaaaataaaaccctAGCTAAAAAACATGTTTCAAAGAAAGTAAAGCTGCATTTCATGGAGTATAACTAAGGGACTTCCTAGTAACATGCAGCAGAAATTAATACAACATGTGAGGGGAAAATAACAATCAACAACATAAAGAGTAAACTTAGATCAGAAACCAAAAAAAGAATAGTGTTTCATATCAGTAACACTTTTCATATCAGTAACACTTTAGAACCATGAAAAAGATCCCTACAATTTAAGAACTAGCAAATCTTAGCTGAAGAAAAAATCCAAGTTCATCCAGGACCTTCAGTTGTGTTGATTAAGCCGCcttagaagaagaaaaagaaaagagccaACCAAGAATTATCCCATTCTAAGAACAAGAGAGAAAAGGGCCAGGTTATAATATCTATTCTGTACGGGCAAGGAAAATGCTTAAAGGTCATCATTATGAACCACTCCTACAACAACTaaaaactaatgcataaaacaaaaaaaaatgcacCCAAACCCAAAACAGGAGAACAAATCAAATGGGACAAGAGCATAAACAACAGTAGCAACTACTTTACCGAGAAAAACAACTACTTGCCCCCACTTCTACAAGAACAACAACTTCATCATCATCGCAAACATGCATTTGAAGGGGGACAAAAGGAAAACAGAAGATAAAACAAGAACCCCACTCATAAGGCAAATAATAAAGTATcaaaagattttatttaaaaaaaaaagtagtaaTAGTAGTACAGGGTTAAGATAAGATAAGCTTGaatcaaataaagaaaagatagttgaaagaaagaaaagagaaaacagaAAGACCTATGGGATCTTGTGAGGCTTGAATATGAAGAAACAGCATGGTAATGTTTGTGTTGGGAACAACTTAGGCATGTCCCCTCCCTTGAAACTCCCCAACTACTCTCCTCTCCTCTCTCTATCTCTTCATATTTTCCAATCCccttttttcttttaaggattttcTATTGAAcccgaaaataataaaaataaataacgtgataataattattgttttttgggttaaaaaatgTAGTATTATTGCATTTGCATCCACCACCGCCATTAATATCCTCCTTTGACCAACGCCTTTCCTTCTCAGCCATCGGTTatatatttggattttttttatttgtttggtttTGTGGGGACCAAACCAAACTCCTCTTGTTCCCTTTTGTGGCTTTCTCTTATTACAGCCAGCCGCCCTTCACTGTCCATATGCTGAGGCGGATATCTTGTTTCTAATTCGTTCGTGTATTTTACACCCCCTGTTTCCACGTGAAAGTTGAAGACATTACTGGAATTTTGTGGATTATTTTTGCCCAATTGCCCCCaatcaataatatattaaatatgatgtttgttatgtttttttaattggtCATTCCGAAAATATGTGTGAAGTATATTAAAATAGTTATTCACTTGGTATAATTGGAGGCGTTCATAAGTTGAATGGCTTAggcttgattttaaaaaataaaattaaactcgAGCCCAATTTAGCTAGCTCAAATGacttgttttattgtttaaaaaataaaatgtattatttaaattgaattataaaaatatgtaaatattaatataaaatcatttttatactttttatttttaaacagtaAAAAAAGTCGAGTTAGGTCAAGCATAAGTCAAAAGACTTAAATCTAATTAGGCCAGCCAAATGAGTTGTCCAACCTATTAATACTTCTAATCATGATTGACATAATTGGCCTCGCCATTCATGAATGACGAGGTTAGTCTAacaaaaaatttcatatattttcgcACCGTTCCAACTACAAAACTCAATATATTTAACCTAACCTCGCTACCTATATTgtaatataaatatctcaaaatattaatGCCTCAATAATAAAATCCAATAAAAGGAATTTTCCCCCTCTCTTAGAAAGACTCCTTTGCacttttaaagtttaaaattctaaattttaaaatacatttatcctTAAAACTAAGTCAATTATTTTCCTCTAAGTTGTATTTATGTTTATTCATTTTTCTCATCAATTATTTATTTCTCAAGATATCATCGGTTCATATgtgtttttttgttaatttttttaaagtttcttttgttttaattatccATTCCCAAGTCTTCTTTATTCTTCGCACCTCTTTATCTTCTTCCTTATAAGTTATAACTTTGAATAACGACATTAATAGTAATTTGTACGATGATTGGACCACTGATCTTAAGGAAGAGCTTATCACTCTAGATTTGGATGTAAAATCTATTAAATCTAAATATTATACAAATCAAGCCCCTATTATTGCATATACAATAATTTTAGAATCGTTAGAATAATATGATTTTCACAAGTTTAAGAAATACCTGATGTGGAATTTGAGTTGGGCATTAGACTTGACGAAGAACACTCATTAAATTGATTTCTCATTCTTGATCTTTTTCCCTTTAATCACACAACCCCTAAGCAATGAAGGCTATAAACTTTAATGTGTTTTTGTGTGTGTAACCCTAATAAATAGAGGGAGGATCAATTTATAATAGTCAACTTTTAATCTGGTACGTCTATCAAGTAACTAAATGAATGGATGAGATTTAACTTCTATTAAAagtaaaacttttattccctttaAATTGGGCCAAATGAGTTTAAACTTAATTGGGCCCACAATAATTGGGAAAAATTCTTACATTCTCCCACTTGGCTCAATGAcgtaaaatataaactttaatagAAAAAATGTTGAGCGCACAAAAAAGTAACACTTATCATTACTATCATATTATAGTGAATTGTAAATGTGAGTTATGCGGTTGTATATAACTTAAGTCACATATATCCTTCTATATGCTACAAAATTACAACTCAATCTTTAAGTTACTATAAAGATTAACctgttttaaataatttcaaaatttatgtgtACACAATCATAATAAATAGGAAATATGCCCATTTTATTTCAGAAACATAATAATGGAGCTTGGAGTgtcagaatattataaaattctattcatcaataCATCCAAGACCCATTCTATGTACATGATAAGCAACTAAAAGTGGACTTATTGTCAAGACATCCAACAAAATTTGAATCCGAATATCCAATCACTTCCAACTGATTATATATTCTATACGTGAACATGTAGTTTTTTGTTCCTTGTAGGTACCATAAAACTTTCTTTGCAACCTTCCAATGATCAATTATAGGATTACTTTGATATCTACCAAGCATCCCAACTGCAAAGCTAATGTTAGGTCTTGTGTAGGTTTGGCtatacatcaaactacccacAACTGAAGCGTGTAAATAATTGATTTCATTCCCTTTCAATCCACATCATTCTTTGGACATTGTATGAGACTAAATTTTGCTTAAGACCAATTTTTGCtaaataattatgtatattaaatcTCTTTAGAACGCTTTCAATATAGTTTTTCTAAGACAATCCTAACAATCTTTGTAATCTATCACCGAATATTTCAATTTACATAGGATGCCTCTCTCATATCCTTCATTTCAAAGTTATCCGAGAGAAAAAACTTTTGTCACATGTAATAAACCAAAATCATTTGTAGCAAGTAAAATATTGTCAACATGTAGAATTAAGAAAATAAACTTACTCTCACTAATCTTTTCATATATACACCGATAAAAAATGTTTCCTTGAAAACCAAAAGgctttataatatcattaaacatgATGTACCATTATCGTGAAGCTTGTTTAAGTCCAAATATTGACTTCTTAAGTATACACACCATCAATTGTAAAACCATTTTCCTTCAATTGTAAAACCTTTAGGTTTGTCCATATAAACTTCTTCCTATCTCCATTTAAAAAGGTTGTTTTCACGTCTATTTGGTGCAACTCTAAATCATAATGAGCCACCGATAccataataataattcttaaggaGTCTTTCTTAAAGACTGGTGGGTGAATCATTTTATAATCAATACCATCTTTTTAAGTGTATCCTTTGGCAACAAGTCTAACTTTATATTGTTTGATATTGCTATTTGAGTCACTTTTTGTAATAGCCCACCCGACGAAGTCTCTGTATTTAGTTATTGTTTGGTGTGTTATTGGTAAAACAAGGATAGATATGAGTAAGTAAAGTGTTTGCCTTAACTAAGTATAGGATTCTGTGTGATGCGCCATTTGGCGAACTCTTTGTTTTGGCATGTTCTGTGGTTTGGTGGGCTCTTCTGTAAGTATCCGCCCAACTCAGATGTTTTGGGCAAACTCAGTAAATTCGTAGTTGTTTAGATTTGTTATTATTTAAGTATGGTAATTTGGTTAGTTAAGTTGAGACTTAGTTAGAACGGAACCATACTACTGTAAATAATATGACTTAAATTAAGTTAAGAGCACTTAATCACGAGAATCAATAAAATTAGTGGAATTATCTAAATTTTTTCACTAACCCTTGTCTCTAAGCTTAATTATATAAGGTTAGCGGTGGTCTTTTTGAACACCTTTACGATTTCTTCTTCGTTCTATATTTTCTCTTAAAACTCTTTGAAAACTTAAGTTTCAAAAACCTCTTTGAAGTAAGGTTTGCAGTGTTCAGCTAACTCATACGTTAGTACCAACTTACTGGTAATTACTAATGAACCTTAGGTTGTTCTTTAAGTCATTTAAGTGTTTttcattttgcatgcataagtGTCAAAATGGTCTGTGAGGAAGGAAACTTCCTAATTCTGGTTTAAACTTGTAACACGCCAAACCCAACCCTATAATAAGATATGAGTATGGTGTGTTAGTACTTAATATCAAACTAACCTTAAAACATTTCGATGAAAACAATGAATAAATCTTATAGAGTTATAGATATAAAACATATTTTAGCTATTATTTTGCTAATAACACACTAAATAGTAACCAAATACAAAGACTTCGCCGAGCGGGTTATTACAATTCTCTctcacttagaaaatttcatcccTGAAATTATACCTGTGAATAATTGTGGATACTGATCTTTCATTACACTTCCTTTTTCCCAAGTAACTACTTCTGTATTATGATttttccacaacactttcactaatgagatccTCTTATTCCGTAGCTCTTTTACCTCTCTTGCCAAAATAAGAATGGGCTTTTATTCATAAAACAGATTTAGTTCCACCTCAAATTCTTTAATCTGCACAATATGGTCTCAATTGGATCTATATCTTCtcagcatagacacatgaaatacattgtgaatattTGATAAAGTTGGAggcaaagccaatctataagcCTTTGGTCCAACTTGCTCTAAGACTTCATATAACCTTACAAAtcatggactcaattttcctttatgaCTAAACCCGATTATCTTCTTCCAAAGAGAGACCTTTAAGAATACTTTACCATCAACTTTAAAAGAAATCTCTTTCCTCTTCAGATCAACATAGGCTTTTTAACGATCCTATGCAACTTTCAAATGGCTATAAATAACAAagactttttcttttgtttcaccCACTAACTTAGGACCTACTAATTTTCTTTCACTGAGCTTCATCCAACATGTGGgcgttctacactttctaccatatGGAGCTTCAAATGGAAACATTTTCAAACTAGcatgataactgttgttatacgtaggggtgagcaaaattcaatttgattcgaaaaaatcgaaaaaaatttgaatttcaaattattcgaatcgagttaatcgagttaattgaatcaattcgaattttttttcgaattttgagttcgagtcgagttgaatttttgaattcgaataattcgaataaaccgaatgtaaactatattttttatttttaaaatacaatacatatatttttatttttaaatgttaaaagttaaaatacagtacatttaaaataaaaccaCTTCCAAAATCCCTAACTAAGCTCGTGCCCTCCCTCCCCCCTTTTTATCCCAATTCGAAAATCTTCACCTCCACCGGACCACCACCACCAATCCACCTCCACCTCCGGTCCTCCACGGCTGAAGGCTCCACTTAATTCCAGAAACAGATGTTAGAGGCTTAGACCGTTGCTTCTACTGTTCTACATCGTCTTCTACCTTTGAATTTCAAAGGTATGTTAACTTTGATTCTTTTCCTTACACTCTATTTATATACAGTCAAGGTCTTCAATGGGTTTCTTCCTTTCTGGACTTTCTTCCTTGCAGTTGCAGTACCTTGATTTGAGCTCTGCGCATCTTTTTAAAGCAAATGATTTGAGCCATACAGGTAACATTCAAACTTCCCTCTTTCAACAGTATTAATTCTTCAAAATCACTGGTGTCTGGTTGTACTTCTTGATCTTTCTTCAAAATAATAGCTATAAAATTCACTAAGGGGTTGGGGTTCTAttatactaattaattttataaaataatataaatgcaACATAAATGTCCACAATTTATTGATGGTATAGTatcataattaataaaatatttttttgatttttcgtATTTTGTAAacagaattaataaaatattttcattaaaatttataaatatcttaATTTAATTTAGACAGAGAGAAAATCTACTCTCCTTTCAGATTAAGTTACATACATGACTGACCAGTGACCATCCCCTATTTTATGGATCGatataactaataaaaataattaaattgtttttaaggttTTACTATTTGTTAAAGTCAAGTTACATGGCTTACCACCATATTTTATGGATCTAAATCACTTGggcattatgatttttttaatttatatataaactaataaatgattttctattaaaaaataagtgattttttttacaactttttttaATCTGTTGGTTGTTGCTGCTGTACCTTAACTCCTTCAATGCCATAAAGTTGTTTTTTATGCTCATCCTATCCTACCATGCTTTTGTATTGTATTATTAtgctcttaaaaaaatttaagtttgatttattaagtttgattttaaactaatttttggtcatggttattGATTGCAACAAATGTTTACTTGTAGATGAGTGATCCAAAGCGAGATGGTTCAACTCAAAGTTCACAAAATTCTTCCCCAAGTAGAGATGATTAAACAACAACCAAGGAAAATGTTCGAAAAAATATTATTCCAAGGGCAGCTTGTTGGAACCATTTTACCAAATTTGTGACTGAAGAGGGGGAGAAGAGAGCAAGGTGCAATGCATGTGATGTTATTTATAAAATGGAATCAAGTTCGAGTTC
Protein-coding sequences here:
- the LOC107901084 gene encoding nuclear transcription factor Y subunit A-7 isoform X3, whose product is MRNQFNECSSSSLMPNSNSTSGQDESCGKDIEGQMKPINNPNTVFSPSNPNYNLSMASAQYPYADVCIGGLFTPYGPPAIIQAQMAGGSAPARLPLPLDLAEDGPVYVNAKQYHGILRRRRYRAKLEAQNKLVKSRKPYLHESRHLHAVNRARGSGGRFLSKKKLQQPHHPTSNPSSHSISDASCLDRKNSGSELESHLHVGGCSSSSTSCSDISSASNNNGSFQLRKHGFMDISPGVSSMCNGLQNCASVGL
- the LOC107901084 gene encoding nuclear transcription factor Y subunit A-7 isoform X4, encoding MLFLHIQASQDPIGQDESCGKDIEGQMKPINNPNTVFSPSNPNYNLSMASAQYPYADVCIGGLFTPYGPPAIIQAQMAGGSAPARLPLPLDLAEDGPVYVNAKQYHGILRRRRYRAKLEAQNKLVKSRKPYLHESRHLHAVNRARGSGGRFLSKKKLQQPHHPTSNPSSHSISDASCLDRKNSGSELESHLHVGGCSSSSTSCSDISSASNNNGSFQLRKHGFMDISPGVSSMCNGLQNCASVGL
- the LOC107901084 gene encoding nuclear transcription factor Y subunit A-3 isoform X1; this translates as MSYMAVRVQSLSKKNFDERFSILSLPHISVGFQPWWNSNEQKIAHSLPQNISLKVETPSKLHHNAKHLDHQLPDQESTSAQAICQSRPEMGVTRGSNPSFYSSDFGQDESCGKDIEGQMKPINNPNTVFSPSNPNYNLSMASAQYPYADVCIGGLFTPYGPPAIIQAQMAGGSAPARLPLPLDLAEDGPVYVNAKQYHGILRRRRYRAKLEAQNKLVKSRKPYLHESRHLHAVNRARGSGGRFLSKKKLQQPHHPTSNPSSHSISDASCLDRKNSGSELESHLHVGGCSSSSTSCSDISSASNNNGSFQLRKHGFMDISPGVSSMCNGLQNCASVGL
- the LOC107901084 gene encoding nuclear transcription factor Y subunit A-3 isoform X2, with the protein product MSYMAVRVQSLSKKNFDERFSILSLPHISVGFQPWWNSNEQKIAHSLPQNISLKVETPSKLHHNAKHLDHQLPDQESTSAQAICQSRPEMGVTRGSNPSFYSSDFGQDESCGKDIEGQMKPINNPNTVFSPSNPNYNLSMIQAQMAGGSAPARLPLPLDLAEDGPVYVNAKQYHGILRRRRYRAKLEAQNKLVKSRKPYLHESRHLHAVNRARGSGGRFLSKKKLQQPHHPTSNPSSHSISDASCLDRKNSGSELESHLHVGGCSSSSTSCSDISSASNNNGSFQLRKHGFMDISPGVSSMCNGLQNCASVGL